The Streptomyces laurentii genome contains a region encoding:
- a CDS encoding dihydrodipicolinate synthase (Dihydrodipicolinate synthase family; cd00408;~catalytic residue [active];~dihydrodipicolinate synthase [Amycolatopsis mediterranei U32];~dihydrodipicolinate synthase; TIGR00674;~dimer interface [polypeptide binding];~identified by MetaGeneAnnotator; putative;~inhibitor site), which translates to MSDTKKQALSLGGVVVATALPYSENASAPGGLAVDYDRYAEHCRWLVENGCHGVGPNGSLGEYSSLTDDERRKVAQTAIEAVGDSGIVVVGVHGAGSHQAKHWAEVAAEDGADGLLCLPPTMYRANRGEVLAHFEAVASVGLPVMVYNNPIDTKVDLTPDLVAEIARIDNVVAIKEFSGDVRRVLEIKEQAPGLEVISGADDVVLESLLMGATGWFAGFPNVFPAESARLYDLAVAGELEAARALYEPLVAAFRWDSRTEFVQAIKLGMEQVGRYGGPCRPPRGPLTPQMREQIQADMSRAIAALEKQSA; encoded by the coding sequence ATGAGTGACACCAAGAAGCAGGCCCTGTCTCTCGGAGGCGTGGTCGTGGCCACCGCCCTTCCCTACTCCGAGAACGCGTCCGCCCCGGGCGGTCTGGCTGTGGACTACGACCGATACGCCGAGCACTGCCGCTGGCTGGTGGAGAACGGCTGCCACGGCGTCGGCCCGAACGGCTCGCTGGGCGAGTACTCCTCCCTGACGGACGACGAGCGCCGCAAGGTCGCACAGACGGCGATCGAGGCAGTCGGCGACTCGGGCATCGTGGTCGTCGGCGTGCACGGCGCCGGCTCGCACCAGGCCAAGCACTGGGCCGAGGTCGCGGCCGAGGACGGGGCCGACGGGCTGCTGTGCCTGCCGCCGACCATGTACCGCGCCAACCGCGGTGAGGTCCTCGCCCACTTCGAGGCCGTGGCCTCCGTCGGCCTGCCGGTCATGGTCTACAACAACCCGATCGACACCAAGGTCGACCTGACCCCGGACCTGGTCGCCGAGATCGCCCGGATCGACAACGTCGTCGCGATCAAGGAGTTCTCCGGCGACGTCCGGCGCGTCCTGGAGATCAAGGAGCAGGCGCCCGGCCTCGAGGTCATCAGCGGCGCCGACGACGTGGTTCTGGAAAGCCTTCTGATGGGAGCCACCGGCTGGTTCGCCGGCTTCCCGAACGTCTTCCCCGCGGAGTCGGCGCGCCTGTACGACCTCGCCGTCGCCGGCGAACTCGAAGCGGCGCGGGCCCTGTACGAACCGCTCGTCGCTGCCTTCCGCTGGGACTCGCGCACCGAGTTCGTCCAGGCCATCAAGCTCGGCATGGAACAGGTCGGCCGGTACGGCGGCCCCTGCCGCCCGCCGCGCGGCCCGCTCACCCCGCAGATGCGCGAGCAGATCCAGGCCGACATGTCCCGCGCCATCGCCGCCCTCGAGAAGCAGTCCGCCTGA
- a CDS encoding hypothetical protein (identified by MetaGeneAnnotator; putative;~sequence version:1) encodes MTKTQVGAAERLLRAIAGAGRGKPDAEPPSSAALHAVQRARPARSVAAKVTAAGGVDGEAAALLRELTECHLGADAARWCALYDALVTCRGGLPDLLAEPLVPPASDDALRPPAPRSVDRTLGLLLTHAEPRHAAAALAALPERVTTELLAGGPLPAPALAAAVVEHGDTRTRTALARHARLDTRVLARLVEVGDEQVSAAVYRNPRTTPSLRRTIAERLDTVPLDDTLRAELTASRRDVPRVWLAPLLGSGDPGLVLPALRWGVRQVAQQYALSKIWERFGPDAVRALLDEPAAAPWLGRATVDAVTEALAAPDGDGPGLLRAQGEPYEDPARLPALLAAARGTSTLRDLLSEPYAHDLDALAAAHAESPFMPKACEELARHEAASDAQRHAFRLSALNEPWRAGGRRAGNPTPPAQRLAEEELDDSAAVWAEGMAVAGLLDPVGLIGTARPAAHALAALDRLAERDLLGAVAADRLRALTDEHLGERTASWAALDALLPEHRGTVAELIAEAGKAVDEEPEEPAGPEPSSEPEPPASSRLMRRDHVHALAALDLLYSLAPDGAPRPEGPEVLRALAVNEAATLPGLATPHWFAAACSVHDIPPSECGHVHEAPSLAQVRARLPESYGSSAQHIERAYAQGMLPAEELLTLLPARRLLLLPHDWRRLAFADAWRAALARRLRAALGADPDAWLRLAAAVTASEAAEEGLTWDELVRRAQSGVGPASSTRAVLGRARPGTPAEAIGLLEHGDHLWGWPEGTLLCLADADVVEAVLPRLGPDGPWLLAAYLLRHDRTPRVALDRLLADRDPDALRVLAAQSRWMRRSGAVERLVDLDDPETDRTLLREWAPRPVAHRIVTRSRPGAGRLSLGARVLADWRAEGSAWPAGGLMWLCSAEPDLVEELLDKHGSKLGFAHQILGCIGLFEHGGADRLARLVGRDALGRSATTLCVKALASADPAAVLRARLDRELAPEKLVRKLRRARYSHQARDVVESLPPGEPVDWAALEAFHAREPLPYWEDLVRLDGIPEDVRLRHAALLPEPGPEDAPGSPRLTRERARHGLGGLYHCALSTQLDWLLTEGLLDAADVVRLAAPAALMLAYLDAAGRRTDAPPEAAEARAVLADLVRTRLATDPAAWRRVAERLTGLDTAWDPVSTVEALLTV; translated from the coding sequence ATGACGAAGACGCAGGTGGGGGCGGCGGAACGGCTGTTGCGCGCGATAGCCGGGGCCGGCCGGGGCAAGCCGGACGCGGAGCCGCCGAGCAGTGCAGCGCTGCACGCGGTGCAACGGGCGCGGCCCGCACGTTCAGTGGCGGCCAAGGTCACCGCCGCGGGCGGAGTCGACGGCGAAGCGGCCGCTCTCCTCAGGGAGTTGACGGAGTGCCACCTCGGTGCGGACGCGGCCCGCTGGTGCGCGCTGTACGACGCACTGGTCACCTGCCGAGGCGGTCTGCCCGACCTGCTCGCCGAGCCGCTGGTGCCGCCTGCCTCCGACGACGCGCTCCGCCCGCCCGCGCCCCGCAGCGTCGACCGCACGCTCGGCCTGCTCCTCACGCACGCGGAGCCGCGGCATGCCGCGGCCGCGCTCGCCGCCCTGCCCGAGCGGGTGACGACGGAACTGCTGGCGGGCGGGCCGCTGCCGGCCCCCGCCCTCGCCGCCGCGGTCGTCGAGCACGGCGACACCCGGACCCGGACGGCCCTGGCCCGCCACGCCCGGCTCGACACCCGGGTCCTCGCCCGGCTGGTCGAGGTCGGTGACGAGCAGGTCTCCGCGGCCGTCTACCGCAACCCCCGCACCACCCCGTCCCTGCGCCGCACCATCGCGGAACGCCTCGACACGGTGCCGCTCGACGACACGCTGCGCGCCGAGCTGACGGCCTCGCGCCGTGACGTCCCGCGCGTCTGGCTCGCCCCGCTGCTCGGCTCGGGCGACCCCGGGCTCGTCCTGCCCGCCCTGAGGTGGGGAGTGCGCCAAGTCGCCCAGCAATACGCCCTGTCGAAGATATGGGAGCGGTTCGGGCCGGACGCCGTACGTGCCCTGCTCGACGAGCCGGCCGCGGCGCCCTGGCTGGGCCGGGCCACCGTGGACGCGGTCACCGAGGCCCTGGCGGCCCCGGACGGTGACGGGCCGGGCCTCCTGCGCGCGCAGGGCGAACCCTACGAGGACCCCGCCCGGCTCCCCGCGCTGCTCGCCGCCGCCCGGGGCACCAGCACCCTGCGCGACCTGCTGTCCGAGCCGTACGCCCACGATCTCGACGCCCTCGCCGCGGCCCACGCGGAGAGCCCGTTCATGCCCAAGGCGTGCGAGGAGCTGGCCCGCCACGAGGCGGCGAGCGACGCGCAGCGCCACGCGTTCCGGCTGAGCGCCCTCAACGAGCCGTGGCGGGCCGGCGGCCGCCGCGCGGGCAACCCCACCCCGCCCGCACAGCGCCTCGCGGAGGAGGAACTCGACGACAGCGCCGCCGTCTGGGCGGAGGGCATGGCGGTGGCGGGCCTTCTCGACCCGGTCGGGCTGATCGGCACCGCGCGCCCCGCCGCCCACGCCCTGGCCGCGCTCGACCGCCTTGCCGAACGTGATCTGCTGGGCGCGGTGGCGGCCGACCGACTGCGCGCGCTGACGGACGAGCACCTGGGGGAGAGGACGGCGAGCTGGGCGGCGCTCGACGCCCTGCTTCCCGAACACCGGGGCACCGTCGCGGAGTTGATCGCCGAGGCGGGGAAGGCCGTGGACGAAGAACCGGAGGAGCCCGCCGGCCCCGAGCCATCGTCCGAGCCCGAACCACCGGCCTCCTCCCGGCTGATGCGACGCGACCATGTGCACGCCCTGGCGGCGCTCGACCTGCTGTACTCCCTGGCCCCGGACGGCGCGCCCCGGCCCGAGGGGCCCGAGGTGCTGCGTGCGCTGGCCGTGAACGAGGCGGCGACCCTGCCCGGCCTCGCCACCCCGCACTGGTTCGCCGCCGCCTGCTCCGTCCACGACATCCCCCCGTCCGAGTGCGGCCACGTCCACGAGGCACCCAGCCTCGCGCAGGTCCGCGCACGGCTCCCCGAGTCCTACGGATCCAGCGCACAGCACATCGAGCGCGCCTACGCGCAGGGCATGCTGCCCGCCGAGGAACTGCTCACCCTGCTGCCCGCCCGGCGGCTGCTCCTGCTGCCCCACGACTGGCGGCGGCTCGCCTTCGCCGACGCGTGGCGGGCCGCGCTCGCCCGCCGGCTGCGCGCCGCACTCGGCGCCGACCCCGACGCCTGGCTCCGCCTGGCCGCGGCCGTGACGGCGTCCGAAGCCGCGGAAGAGGGCCTGACCTGGGACGAGTTGGTGCGGCGCGCCCAGTCGGGGGTCGGCCCGGCGTCAAGTACCCGAGCCGTCCTCGGCCGAGCCCGGCCGGGCACGCCCGCCGAGGCGATCGGGCTGCTGGAGCACGGCGACCATCTGTGGGGCTGGCCGGAGGGCACCCTGCTCTGCCTCGCCGACGCCGACGTGGTCGAGGCCGTACTGCCCCGGCTCGGCCCCGACGGGCCCTGGCTGCTCGCCGCGTACCTGCTGCGCCACGACCGCACCCCGCGCGTCGCCCTCGACCGGCTGCTCGCGGACCGCGACCCTGACGCGCTGCGCGTCCTCGCCGCCCAGTCCCGCTGGATGAGGCGGAGCGGCGCGGTGGAGCGCCTCGTCGATCTCGACGACCCCGAGACCGACCGTACCCTGCTGCGAGAGTGGGCCCCGCGCCCCGTCGCCCACCGGATCGTGACCCGGTCGCGCCCCGGCGCCGGACGGCTGTCCCTCGGCGCACGGGTGCTCGCCGACTGGCGTGCCGAGGGGTCCGCGTGGCCGGCCGGCGGCCTGATGTGGCTGTGCTCCGCCGAACCCGACCTGGTGGAGGAACTTCTCGACAAGCACGGCTCCAAGCTCGGCTTCGCGCATCAAATCCTCGGCTGCATCGGTCTGTTCGAGCACGGCGGAGCCGACCGGCTTGCGCGGCTCGTGGGGCGGGACGCGCTGGGCCGCTCCGCCACCACCCTCTGCGTGAAGGCCCTGGCATCCGCCGACCCCGCCGCCGTCCTCCGTGCCCGGCTGGATCGCGAACTGGCACCGGAGAAGCTCGTCCGAAAGCTTCGGCGGGCCCGCTACAGCCATCAGGCACGTGACGTCGTCGAGTCCCTCCCCCCGGGGGAGCCCGTGGACTGGGCCGCGCTCGAAGCCTTCCACGCCCGGGAACCACTCCCGTACTGGGAGGACCTCGTCCGGCTGGACGGCATCCCCGAGGACGTACGGTTGCGGCACGCGGCGCTGCTGCCCGAGCCCGGCCCCGAAGACGCGCCCGGCAGCCCGCGGCTCACCCGGGAGCGGGCCCGGCACGGGCTCGGCGGTCTGTACCACTGCGCGCTGTCCACCCAACTGGACTGGCTGCTCACGGAGGGACTCCTCGACGCAGCGGACGTGGTACGCCTCGCCGCCCCGGCTGCCCTCATGCTCGCCTACCTGGACGCCGCCGGCCGCCGCACGGATGCCCCGCCCGAGGCCGCCGAAGCCCGCGCCGTCCTCGCGGACCTCGTACGCACCCGGCTCGCCACGGACCCGGCGGCCTGGCGCCGGGTCGCCGAGCGGCTGACCGGCCTCGACACCGCGTGGGACCCGGTCTCGACGGTGGAGGCCCTGCTCACCGTATGA
- a CDS encoding mannose-6-phosphate isomerase (identified by MetaGeneAnnotator; putative;~sequence version:1), producing MPRPAPAIARNSRSAAPTCVFVMAVMLETGTDNPAWRGRENPHRCVPRLPPWQQAGAGRAIETVHEVYGPRPYGPRSPAPGGSAFRCPARAPSFIAPIS from the coding sequence TTGCCCCGGCCGGCCCCGGCTATCGCGCGCAACAGCCGTTCCGCCGCCCCCACCTGCGTCTTCGTCATGGCCGTCATGCTAGAGACGGGCACTGACAATCCCGCTTGGCGCGGGCGCGAGAACCCGCACCGATGTGTGCCTCGCCTGCCGCCCTGGCAGCAGGCCGGCGCCGGCCGGGCCATCGAGACGGTTCACGAGGTGTACGGCCCCCGCCCCTACGGGCCCCGGTCGCCCGCACCTGGCGGATCGGCCTTCAGGTGCCCTGCCAGGGCCCCCTCCTTTATCGCTCCTATCAGCTGA
- a CDS encoding NADP-dependent aldehyde dehydrogenase (Alpha-Ketoglutaric Semialdehyde Dehydrogenase; cd07129;~NAD-dependent aldehyde dehydrogenases [Energy production and conversion]; COG1012;~NADP binding site [chemical binding];~NADP-dependent aldehyde dehydrogenase [Amycolatopsis orientalis HCCB10007];~catalytic residues [active];~dimer interface [polypeptide binding];~identified by MetaGeneAnnotator; putative) gives MNTVALEPDRAVTAAAAASREWAEAAPTARAHALEAVADALETERTELVALADAETHLGVPRLNGELSRTTFQLRLFADQVRTGEFLDVRIDRPDQQWPTGPRPELRRYRTAIGPILVFTASNFPFAFSVAGGDTASAWAAGCPVVVKAHPGHPELSRRTAEIIQKALAQVDAPAGVFAMIEGQQAGIDALRHPALRAATFTGSERGGLALARIAGERPQPIPFYGEMGSVNPVVVTPAAAHARGAEIAAGYVGSLTQGAGQFCTNPGLLFVPVGDGLVDEIVRVLSEVPAAPMLGDWISDAYVDGARRLAGRPGTRTLVWPDDEASAAPRLLTTDLASFAADIETAAEECFGPLGLVVTYERLEDLAEAVAALPGQLTASLHGEPGETAGLAVLTAALAERSGRVLWNEWPTGVAVTHAMQHGGPFPATTAPTTTSVGTAAIERFLRPVAYQSWPQPLLPPPLRDDNPWGVPQRVRE, from the coding sequence TTGAACACCGTCGCACTCGAACCCGACCGGGCGGTGACCGCGGCCGCCGCCGCATCCCGGGAATGGGCAGAGGCGGCGCCGACAGCCCGGGCACATGCCCTGGAAGCCGTCGCCGATGCCCTGGAGACCGAGCGGACGGAGCTGGTCGCGCTGGCCGACGCCGAAACCCACCTGGGCGTGCCCCGGCTGAACGGCGAGCTGTCACGCACCACCTTCCAACTGCGGCTCTTCGCCGACCAGGTGCGGACAGGCGAGTTCCTCGACGTCCGCATCGACCGCCCCGACCAGCAGTGGCCCACCGGGCCGCGGCCCGAACTGCGCCGCTACCGCACCGCGATCGGCCCGATCCTGGTGTTCACGGCCAGCAACTTCCCCTTCGCCTTCAGCGTGGCCGGCGGCGACACCGCCTCGGCCTGGGCCGCCGGCTGCCCCGTGGTCGTCAAGGCGCACCCGGGCCACCCCGAGCTGTCCCGCCGCACCGCCGAGATCATCCAGAAGGCGTTGGCTCAGGTCGACGCACCGGCAGGCGTGTTCGCCATGATCGAGGGGCAGCAGGCCGGGATCGACGCGCTGCGCCACCCGGCCCTGCGCGCCGCCACGTTCACCGGCTCCGAGCGTGGCGGTCTGGCGCTCGCCCGCATCGCCGGCGAACGCCCCCAGCCGATCCCGTTCTACGGGGAGATGGGCAGTGTCAACCCCGTCGTGGTGACCCCGGCCGCCGCCCACGCTCGTGGCGCGGAGATCGCCGCGGGATACGTCGGCTCGCTCACGCAGGGCGCGGGCCAGTTCTGCACCAACCCTGGTCTGTTGTTCGTCCCGGTCGGCGACGGCCTGGTGGACGAGATCGTCCGTGTGCTGAGCGAGGTCCCGGCCGCTCCGATGCTCGGCGACTGGATCTCCGACGCGTACGTCGACGGCGCGCGCCGGCTGGCAGGACGCCCTGGAACGCGCACCCTGGTGTGGCCCGATGACGAAGCGTCAGCGGCACCGAGGCTGCTGACAACGGACCTGGCGTCGTTCGCCGCCGACATCGAGACCGCGGCCGAGGAGTGCTTCGGCCCGCTCGGCCTGGTGGTGACATATGAACGTCTGGAGGACCTGGCCGAGGCGGTGGCGGCGCTGCCGGGCCAGCTCACCGCGTCACTGCACGGCGAGCCCGGCGAGACCGCCGGCCTCGCCGTCCTGACCGCGGCGTTGGCCGAACGCAGCGGCCGGGTGCTGTGGAATGAGTGGCCCACGGGCGTGGCGGTCACCCACGCGATGCAGCACGGCGGCCCCTTCCCCGCCACCACCGCGCCCACCACGACGTCCGTCGGTACCGCCGCGATCGAGCGGTTCCTCCGGCCGGTGGCCTACCAGTCGTGGCCGCAGCCGCTGCTGCCCCCGCCGCTGCGTGACGACAATCCCTGGGGCGTGCCCCAGCGGGTACGCGAGTAG
- a CDS encoding amino acid permease (Spore germination protein; cl15802;~amino acid permease [Amycolatopsis mediterranei U32];~amino acid transporter; TIGR00909;~identified by MetaGeneAnnotator; putative) gives MSRSIPAIPREGKAPGGRLLSRQGIFRLKPVDSSEEETTGGLRRTMGLWQLVALSLGGLVGAGVFSLAGVVAHEDAGPGVMISFLVAIIASTAAALCYAEFAGAIPKAGSAYTYSYAALGEIVGWAIGWDLLLEYTAIVAVVAIAVSGYFSYILERIGIDLPSWMLGAPGTGAGHKVDLFAALLCVFLAFVLSRGTKESARFETILVVVKLGIVALVIIAGAFHISSGNYSPFLPFGIGGAFTGAATAFFAVYGYDAMSAAAEESAEAKKVLPKAIVISLAIAAVVYLLVCVVLLGMQDYRDIDTKSPFSSALASVGLGGLGIVVAVGAIIGITTSAFANMLAVSRVWFSMSRDGLLPRCFAKNHPKRHVPTRVIWPVGIGSALIAGFLPIREAADLTNIGILAAFTVVAIAVVVLRRTRPDLPRSFRTPLVPLVPAIGVAFSVWLIANLDWITWVRFAGWMALGLIVYFVFGVRHSEENKLRTSAEHKPSGQSEGGPV, from the coding sequence ATGTCCCGTTCGATTCCAGCAATACCCAGGGAAGGAAAGGCCCCCGGCGGGAGGCTGCTCTCCCGGCAGGGAATCTTCCGCCTCAAGCCCGTCGACTCCTCCGAGGAGGAGACCACGGGTGGGCTGCGCCGGACCATGGGACTGTGGCAGCTCGTCGCCCTCAGCCTCGGCGGCCTGGTCGGCGCGGGAGTCTTCTCGCTCGCCGGCGTCGTAGCCCACGAGGACGCCGGGCCCGGCGTGATGATCTCCTTCCTCGTCGCCATCATCGCCAGCACCGCCGCCGCACTGTGCTACGCCGAGTTCGCCGGCGCCATCCCCAAGGCCGGATCCGCCTACACGTACTCCTACGCCGCGCTCGGCGAGATCGTCGGCTGGGCGATCGGCTGGGACCTGCTCCTCGAATACACCGCCATCGTGGCGGTGGTGGCCATCGCCGTGTCCGGCTACTTCTCCTACATCCTGGAGCGCATCGGGATCGACTTGCCCTCGTGGATGCTCGGCGCGCCCGGCACCGGAGCCGGCCACAAGGTCGACCTGTTCGCCGCCCTGCTGTGCGTGTTCCTGGCCTTCGTGCTTTCCCGCGGCACCAAGGAGTCGGCCCGCTTCGAGACCATCCTGGTGGTGGTCAAGCTCGGCATCGTCGCACTGGTGATCATCGCCGGCGCCTTCCACATCTCCTCGGGCAACTACAGCCCGTTCCTTCCCTTCGGCATCGGCGGCGCGTTCACCGGCGCCGCGACCGCGTTCTTCGCCGTCTACGGGTACGACGCGATGAGCGCCGCGGCGGAGGAGAGCGCCGAGGCGAAGAAGGTGCTGCCGAAGGCGATCGTGATCTCGCTGGCCATCGCCGCGGTCGTCTATCTGCTGGTCTGTGTCGTGCTGCTGGGCATGCAGGACTACCGGGACATCGACACGAAGAGCCCGTTCTCCAGCGCGCTCGCCTCGGTGGGCCTGGGCGGGCTCGGCATCGTGGTCGCGGTCGGCGCCATCATCGGCATCACCACCTCCGCGTTCGCCAACATGCTGGCGGTCTCCCGGGTCTGGTTCTCCATGAGCCGCGACGGGCTGCTGCCGCGCTGCTTCGCGAAGAACCACCCCAAGCGGCACGTGCCGACCCGGGTGATCTGGCCGGTCGGCATCGGCTCGGCGCTGATCGCCGGGTTCCTGCCCATCCGGGAGGCCGCCGACCTCACCAACATCGGCATCCTGGCGGCCTTCACCGTCGTCGCCATCGCCGTCGTGGTCCTGCGCAGGACCCGGCCCGATCTGCCCCGATCGTTCCGCACCCCGCTGGTACCGCTGGTCCCGGCCATCGGCGTGGCCTTCTCCGTCTGGCTCATCGCCAACCTGGACTGGATCACCTGGGTCCGGTTCGCGGGCTGGATGGCCCTCGGCCTGATCGTCTACTTCGTGTTCGGCGTCCGTCACTCGGAGGAGAACAAGCTCCGCACATCAGCCGAGCACAAGCCTTCCGGGCAGAGCGAAGGAGGCCCCGTATGA
- a CDS encoding major facilitator superfamily transporter (identified by MetaGeneAnnotator; putative;~sequence version:1) — MNGLFAVPAHLPAGQGSLAGAVTGQGLLALSLGMLFGLAGAAFVEPFPARTRYTGASLGSNLAFTILGGTAPLLPILLIEQTGDTIAPAWYVVAGSVAALPVVARMTKTSRHSMLPDTHRSMEREKETP, encoded by the coding sequence ATGAACGGGTTGTTCGCCGTGCCCGCCCATCTGCCGGCCGGCCAGGGAAGCCTGGCCGGCGCGGTCACCGGCCAAGGGCTGCTCGCGCTGAGCCTGGGCATGCTCTTCGGCCTGGCCGGTGCGGCCTTCGTTGAGCCGTTCCCCGCCCGCACCCGCTACACGGGCGCCTCCCTCGGCTCCAACCTGGCGTTCACGATCCTCGGTGGCACCGCGCCGCTCCTGCCGATCCTCCTGATCGAGCAGACCGGAGACACCATCGCACCGGCGTGGTACGTCGTCGCCGGCTCTGTCGCGGCCCTGCCGGTCGTCGCCCGCATGACGAAGACCAGCCGGCACTCGATGCTCCCCGACACCCACCGCTCCATGGAAAGAGAGAAGGAAACACCTTGA
- a CDS encoding ecaC protein (EcaC [Streptomyces sp. C];~Nuclear transport factor 2 (NTF2-like) superfamily. This family includes members of the NTF2 family, Delta-5-3-ketosteroid isomerases, Scytalone Dehydratases, and the beta subunit of Ring hydroxylating dioxygenases. This family isa classic example of...; cl09109;~identified by MetaGeneAnnotator; putative), protein MTTESTARAADIDALKRVVATVEHSQQHKDPEAFLALFHPDAIWTTAHGKVLIGLDAIAEFTRAVLPSADWDGKVSYEVVHVLFLRPDVAAVKVRQRYLSPDDESEGAPLYVMTKQDDGRWLLTACQNTGVVVG, encoded by the coding sequence ATGACCACGGAATCCACGGCGCGCGCCGCAGACATCGACGCCCTCAAGCGGGTCGTCGCCACCGTCGAGCACTCCCAGCAGCACAAGGACCCCGAGGCGTTCCTCGCGCTCTTCCACCCCGACGCGATCTGGACGACGGCCCATGGCAAGGTGCTCATCGGCCTCGACGCGATCGCGGAGTTCACCCGTGCGGTGCTCCCCTCGGCCGACTGGGACGGCAAGGTCAGCTACGAGGTGGTCCACGTGCTCTTCCTCCGCCCCGACGTCGCGGCGGTCAAGGTGCGGCAGCGCTACCTGAGCCCGGACGACGAGAGCGAGGGGGCCCCGCTGTACGTGATGACCAAGCAGGACGACGGCCGTTGGCTGCTGACCGCCTGCCAGAACACGGGGGTCGTCGTCGGCTGA
- a CDS encoding proline racemase (Proline racemase; pfam05544;~hydroxyproline-2-epimerase; Provisional;~identified by MetaGeneAnnotator; putative;~proline racemase [Amycolatopsis mediterranei U32]), which produces MRTIRTLSAVDSHTEGMPTRVVTGGVGPIPGDTMAERRRYAMENLEGLRRFLVDEPRGHSAMSGAILQPPTRPDADWGVLYIEVSGFLPMCGHGTIGVATVLVETGMVEVTEPETTVRLDTPAGLVEARVTVTDGRAEKVTLRNVDAFALELDAMAEVPGLGEVRYDMAYGGNFYAIVELDRLRLPFDRARKDEILSAGLSIMRSINERNRPVHPVDTLIHGCKHVQFLAPDSTARHSRNAMAIDPGWFDRSPCGTGTSARMAQLYARGELPLNTDFINESFIGTQFTGRLVGTAEVGGLPAVVPEFSGRAWITATANYLLDPSDPFPHGFVL; this is translated from the coding sequence ATGCGTACCATCCGTACGCTCAGCGCCGTCGACTCGCACACCGAGGGCATGCCCACCCGCGTCGTCACCGGCGGGGTGGGCCCCATCCCTGGCGACACCATGGCCGAGCGCCGCCGCTACGCCATGGAGAACCTGGAGGGATTGCGTCGGTTCCTGGTCGACGAGCCGCGCGGGCACTCCGCGATGAGCGGTGCGATCCTGCAGCCGCCCACCCGCCCGGACGCCGACTGGGGCGTGCTCTACATCGAGGTCAGTGGCTTTCTGCCGATGTGCGGTCACGGCACCATCGGTGTGGCCACCGTCCTGGTGGAGACCGGGATGGTCGAGGTCACCGAGCCGGAGACCACGGTCCGTCTCGACACGCCGGCCGGGCTGGTCGAGGCTCGGGTGACGGTCACCGACGGCCGCGCCGAGAAGGTCACCCTGCGCAACGTGGACGCCTTCGCGCTCGAACTCGACGCGATGGCCGAGGTCCCGGGCCTCGGCGAGGTCCGCTACGACATGGCGTACGGCGGCAACTTCTACGCCATCGTCGAACTCGACCGGCTCAGGCTGCCGTTCGACCGGGCACGCAAGGACGAGATCCTCTCCGCCGGGCTGTCGATCATGCGGTCCATCAACGAGCGGAACCGGCCGGTGCACCCGGTCGACACACTCATCCACGGCTGCAAGCACGTGCAGTTCCTGGCTCCGGACTCCACCGCCCGGCACTCGCGCAACGCCATGGCCATCGACCCCGGCTGGTTCGACCGCTCCCCCTGTGGCACCGGCACCTCCGCCCGGATGGCCCAGTTGTACGCGCGCGGTGAACTGCCGCTGAACACCGATTTCATCAACGAGTCGTTCATCGGAACCCAGTTCACCGGCCGGCTGGTCGGCACGGCCGAGGTAGGTGGACTGCCCGCGGTCGTTCCCGAGTTCTCCGGCCGGGCCTGGATCACCGCCACCGCGAACTACCTGCTCGACCCGAGCGACCCCTTCCCGCACGGATTCGTGCTCTAG